In one Nocardia tengchongensis genomic region, the following are encoded:
- a CDS encoding nucleoside deaminase: MIIAEQLLATAYDEAQLGLREGGIPIGAALFDSAGNLLGRGHNRRIQHDDPSVHAETDAFRAAGRRRDYRDTIMVTTLSPCWYCSGLVRQFGIGAVIVGESRTFTGGHDWLAEHGVSVTVLDDPACVDMMTRFIAERPELWNEDIGVAE, from the coding sequence ATGATCATTGCTGAGCAACTGCTGGCCACCGCCTACGACGAGGCGCAACTCGGCCTGCGGGAGGGCGGGATTCCGATCGGGGCGGCCCTGTTCGACAGCGCCGGAAACCTGCTCGGGCGCGGCCACAATCGCCGCATCCAGCACGACGACCCCAGCGTGCACGCCGAGACCGACGCCTTCCGCGCCGCGGGCCGCCGCCGCGACTACCGCGACACCATCATGGTCACCACGCTGTCCCCGTGCTGGTACTGCAGCGGCCTGGTGCGCCAGTTCGGCATCGGCGCGGTCATCGTGGGGGAGTCGCGCACCTTCACCGGCGGGCACGATTGGCTTGCCGAACACGGGGTTTCGGTCACCGTGCTCGACGATCCGGCCTGCGTCGACATGATGACCCGCTTCATCGCCGAACGGCCCGAACTCTGGAACGAGGACATAGGAGTGGCGGAATGA
- a CDS encoding cytosine permease, translating to MTDTEARPAYGDRVIAVEPGGDERIPEDARHGTPRELLWTWMSPNMEFATVFVGVLAVTAYGMNFWQASLGLALGTALGAVAHYLLSARGPLHGVPQMVLGRLAFGHRGNILPATFMSVMCGVGWFATNSVSGAFALNTLTGLPKPAALLLIVVAQTVFAVVGHNLVQAVERFAFPVLAIVFLIVTVVILGKAHLGAPAPAGGLGGAGGFLLTVGTAFGYAAGWNPYAADYSRYLPATAARAAVGGYAALGLFLSCCWLELLGAASATVTTTAQGSPTDVFTAELPTPLADLTLLAIAVGAVAANALNIYSGAMAFVTMGFKFSVRMQRALVSVVFGVVGFLVAWWALPDAAADYEGFLLIVAYWIGPWLGVVFVDEYLRRGRRIDHLLYDRGYSNWGGVAAFLIGLIVSVLLFSNQQKFVGAVAKAFPQLGDITFFIGFLLSGAAYALLARSRISRAAVAA from the coding sequence ATGACAGACACCGAGGCCCGGCCGGCCTACGGCGATCGCGTGATCGCCGTGGAACCCGGCGGTGACGAGCGCATCCCCGAGGACGCCCGGCACGGTACGCCACGAGAACTGTTGTGGACGTGGATGTCTCCGAACATGGAGTTCGCCACCGTCTTCGTGGGCGTCCTCGCCGTCACAGCGTACGGCATGAACTTCTGGCAGGCGAGCCTGGGCCTGGCCCTGGGCACCGCCCTGGGTGCGGTGGCCCACTATCTGCTGTCGGCTCGCGGCCCGCTGCACGGGGTGCCGCAAATGGTGCTGGGCCGCTTGGCCTTCGGCCATCGCGGCAATATCCTGCCGGCGACCTTCATGTCGGTGATGTGCGGCGTCGGGTGGTTCGCCACCAACTCCGTCAGCGGCGCGTTCGCGCTCAACACCCTGACCGGACTGCCGAAACCGGCCGCACTGCTGCTGATCGTGGTGGCGCAGACCGTCTTCGCGGTCGTCGGGCACAACCTGGTGCAGGCCGTGGAACGCTTCGCCTTCCCGGTGCTGGCCATCGTGTTCCTCATCGTCACCGTGGTGATCCTCGGCAAGGCTCACCTCGGCGCGCCCGCACCGGCCGGGGGCCTGGGCGGCGCGGGTGGATTCCTGCTCACCGTGGGCACCGCGTTCGGCTATGCGGCGGGCTGGAATCCCTACGCGGCGGACTACTCCCGCTACCTGCCCGCCACGGCAGCGCGGGCCGCGGTCGGCGGGTACGCGGCGCTGGGCCTGTTCCTGTCCTGCTGCTGGCTGGAGCTGTTGGGCGCGGCTTCCGCGACGGTGACGACCACCGCGCAGGGCAGTCCCACCGACGTCTTCACCGCCGAGCTGCCCACCCCGCTGGCGGACCTGACGCTGCTGGCCATCGCGGTCGGCGCGGTAGCCGCCAACGCGCTCAATATCTATTCGGGGGCAATGGCTTTCGTCACCATGGGATTCAAGTTCTCGGTGCGCATGCAACGCGCGCTGGTGTCGGTGGTCTTCGGGGTGGTCGGCTTCCTGGTCGCCTGGTGGGCGCTGCCGGACGCGGCCGCCGACTACGAGGGCTTCCTGCTGATCGTGGCCTACTGGATCGGACCGTGGCTCGGGGTGGTGTTCGTCGACGAGTATCTGCGCCGCGGGCGGCGCATCGATCACCTGCTCTACGACCGCGGCTACTCGAATTGGGGTGGGGTGGCTGCCTTCCTGATCGGACTGATCGTGTCCGTGCTGCTGTTCTCCAATCAGCAGAAGTTCGTCGGCGCCGTCGCGAAGGCCTTCCCACAGCTGGGTGACATCACCTTCTTCATCGGCTTCCTGCTCTCCGGCGCGGCCTACGCCCTCTTAGCGCGCTCCCGGATCTCGCGCGCGGCGGTGGCAGCATGA
- a CDS encoding isoprenylcysteine carboxylmethyltransferase family protein, giving the protein MTIAVYTSWMWLALEIGLRLRDRVRGTGSTAGDGGTRLAIMLLVAAAMTVASFTGILLPLDSPLRFPGPAVAWQVVGIALMWLGLAVRGWAITVLGKHFRTTVEVDADQPVISHGPYRWVRHPSYTGVLLITVGFGLASGNYLGLLLTSVVPVYAFLRRIRLEERTLVETLGAPYENYRLTTRKLVPGVW; this is encoded by the coding sequence ATGACCATCGCCGTGTACACCAGCTGGATGTGGCTGGCCCTCGAAATCGGCCTGCGGCTGCGGGATCGCGTCCGCGGCACCGGATCCACCGCGGGCGACGGCGGCACCCGGCTGGCGATCATGCTGCTGGTGGCGGCCGCCATGACCGTCGCCAGCTTCACCGGGATCCTGCTGCCGCTGGACAGTCCGCTGCGATTCCCCGGGCCCGCGGTGGCCTGGCAGGTGGTGGGCATCGCGCTGATGTGGCTCGGCCTGGCGGTGCGCGGATGGGCGATCACGGTGCTGGGCAAGCATTTCCGGACCACCGTCGAGGTGGACGCCGATCAGCCGGTGATCAGTCACGGGCCGTACCGGTGGGTGCGGCACCCGTCCTACACCGGCGTTCTGCTCATCACCGTCGGCTTCGGGCTGGCGTCGGGCAACTATCTCGGCCTGCTGCTCACCAGCGTGGTCCCCGTCTACGCGTTCCTGCGCCGCATCCGGCTGGAGGAGCGCACGCTGGTCGAAACCCTCGGCGCCCCTTACGAGAACTACCGGCTGACCACCAGGAAGCTGGTCCCCGGCGTCTGGTGA
- a CDS encoding APC family permease, translating into MAVATAAPITAMTGNVPFMMSAGSGIGTPAAFLIAMVVLAVFSVGYTTMAKHITTTGAFYGFISYGLGRTAGLSAGLLATFAYMVFEPSLIGIFSSFAHNTVADQVGVNIPWWVFAILMLVINGLGTWFGVAVAERLLVVLLATEVTVLTVMGVSVLLHGGGPDGLSLAPINPVNAFHGASAGLGLFFAFWSWVGFESTAIYGEESKDPKRIIPRATMIAVLGVGAFYLFISWMTISGNGQDKAMELAGSDNPMNLFFAPTERYVGHWAVDTMQWLMVTGSLACGMAFHNCAARYLYALGREDVVPALQRTIGKTHPQNGSPYLAGLAQTVFSALVVLAFGLAGKDPYAGLYTLMAVLGTMAILIVQAVCSFSVIAYFRTNHPETRHWFRTLVAPLAGGVAMIGVVLLLVLNMDTAAGSEAGSMILKATPYLVAAVALAGIGFALYLKRTDPDRYALLGRTVLEESHER; encoded by the coding sequence ATGGCCGTCGCCACGGCCGCGCCGATCACCGCCATGACCGGCAATGTGCCCTTCATGATGTCGGCGGGCAGTGGAATCGGCACGCCCGCGGCGTTTCTGATCGCCATGGTGGTGCTGGCCGTGTTCAGCGTCGGCTACACCACGATGGCCAAGCACATCACCACGACCGGCGCGTTCTACGGCTTCATCTCCTACGGCTTGGGCCGCACCGCGGGTCTGTCGGCGGGACTGCTGGCCACCTTCGCCTACATGGTCTTCGAGCCGTCGCTGATCGGCATCTTCTCCAGCTTCGCGCACAACACCGTCGCCGACCAGGTGGGCGTGAACATTCCGTGGTGGGTGTTCGCGATCCTCATGCTGGTGATCAACGGACTGGGCACCTGGTTCGGTGTCGCGGTGGCCGAACGGCTGCTCGTCGTCCTGCTGGCCACCGAGGTCACGGTGCTGACCGTCATGGGCGTGTCGGTACTGCTGCACGGCGGCGGACCCGACGGGCTGTCGCTGGCTCCGATCAACCCGGTCAACGCCTTCCACGGCGCGTCCGCGGGACTGGGCCTGTTCTTCGCCTTCTGGTCCTGGGTGGGCTTCGAATCCACCGCGATCTACGGTGAGGAATCCAAGGATCCCAAGCGAATCATCCCGCGTGCCACCATGATCGCCGTCCTCGGTGTCGGCGCGTTCTACCTGTTCATCTCCTGGATGACCATCTCCGGCAACGGCCAGGACAAGGCCATGGAGCTGGCGGGCTCCGACAACCCGATGAACCTGTTCTTCGCGCCCACCGAACGCTATGTCGGGCACTGGGCCGTGGACACCATGCAGTGGCTCATGGTCACCGGATCACTGGCCTGCGGCATGGCCTTCCACAACTGCGCCGCCCGCTACCTCTACGCGCTCGGCCGCGAAGACGTGGTGCCCGCACTGCAGCGCACCATCGGAAAGACACACCCGCAGAACGGATCCCCCTACCTCGCGGGTCTGGCGCAGACCGTCTTCTCGGCCCTGGTGGTGCTGGCCTTCGGCCTGGCCGGCAAGGATCCCTACGCCGGTCTCTACACCCTGATGGCGGTCCTGGGCACCATGGCGATCCTGATCGTGCAAGCGGTGTGCTCGTTCTCGGTGATCGCCTACTTCCGCACCAACCACCCCGAAACCCGGCACTGGTTCCGGACTCTGGTGGCCCCGCTCGCCGGCGGCGTGGCCATGATCGGCGTGGTCCTGCTGCTGGTCCTCAATATGGACACCGCCGCCGGAAGCGAGGCCGGCTCGATGATCCTGAAGGCGACGCCGTACCTGGTGGCGGCCGTGGCCCTCGCCGGGATCGGCTTCGCCCTCTACCTGAAACGCACCGACCCCGACCGCTACGCGCTGCTGGGCCGGACCGTGCTCGAGGAGTCCCACGAGCGCTGA
- a CDS encoding PucR family transcriptional regulator, with protein sequence MLLRVADILAMPVVRAGRPEVVGGGALDRPVRWVHVSELADVATLLVGRELILTTGHALAGSDAATVAYLESLAAAGVSGLVVELGTYVRELPPIMAETADRLGLPVVALHRVVRFVEVTEAVHRVIVADQYEELEFARTVHETFTALSVRRASLAEIVKTAAGMLDASVVLEDLAHRVLALTARHTGTSAVLEHWEATSRLLSDRDPTVVPVGPHTQRWGRLILRSSRVPTARARMVLERAAQTLTLHRMIERDRFGLHRQAQTGLIDDMVNGRLSDERDAVALAAALGLARRARYIPVAVDVAAVVEADPVAQQRRTAALLDAALHGVALAKATALAAPDHGNRVTMVLAVARGGDLDTVLGAVCAAMLAEIRRVPGVQRAVIGVGGESDSLLDTARELAQAAHVAEVALSLDSSTPRPFYRSGDVRLRGLLSLIRDEPGVQRFAETELSALLRHDIRNATDLTRTLRQFLDLAGNKTELARRLTISRPTLYDRLARIERILDVDLDDGETRTSLHAALLIRDLVVTTETR encoded by the coding sequence GTGCTCCTGCGCGTTGCTGACATCCTGGCCATGCCGGTGGTGCGTGCCGGTCGGCCCGAGGTCGTCGGCGGCGGCGCGCTGGACCGGCCGGTGCGCTGGGTCCATGTGAGCGAGCTGGCCGATGTCGCCACCTTGCTGGTCGGGCGCGAACTGATTCTCACCACCGGGCACGCGCTGGCCGGTAGCGACGCGGCCACCGTCGCCTATCTGGAATCCCTCGCGGCGGCCGGGGTTTCCGGACTGGTCGTCGAACTGGGCACCTACGTGCGGGAACTGCCGCCGATCATGGCCGAGACCGCGGACCGGCTCGGGTTGCCGGTGGTGGCGCTGCACCGGGTGGTGCGGTTCGTGGAGGTCACCGAGGCGGTGCACCGGGTGATCGTGGCCGACCAGTACGAGGAACTGGAATTCGCGCGGACCGTGCACGAGACCTTCACCGCGCTCAGTGTGCGGCGGGCGTCGCTGGCCGAGATCGTCAAGACCGCCGCCGGGATGCTGGACGCCTCGGTGGTGCTCGAGGATCTCGCGCATCGGGTGCTCGCCCTGACCGCCCGCCACACCGGCACCTCGGCGGTGCTCGAGCACTGGGAGGCCACCTCCCGCCTGCTGTCCGACCGCGATCCGACCGTGGTTCCGGTGGGTCCGCACACGCAGCGCTGGGGGCGGCTGATCCTGCGGTCGAGCCGGGTGCCCACCGCGCGCGCCCGCATGGTGCTCGAACGCGCCGCCCAGACCCTCACGCTGCACCGGATGATCGAGCGGGACCGGTTCGGGCTGCACCGGCAGGCCCAGACCGGGCTCATCGACGACATGGTCAACGGCCGGCTCTCCGACGAACGCGACGCCGTGGCGCTGGCGGCCGCGCTCGGATTGGCCCGCCGCGCCCGCTACATCCCGGTGGCGGTGGACGTGGCGGCGGTGGTGGAAGCGGATCCGGTGGCGCAGCAACGGCGTACGGCCGCCCTGCTGGACGCGGCCCTGCACGGGGTGGCGTTGGCCAAGGCGACCGCGCTGGCCGCGCCCGACCACGGCAATCGGGTCACCATGGTGCTGGCGGTGGCGCGCGGCGGGGACCTCGACACCGTGCTCGGCGCGGTCTGCGCGGCCATGCTGGCCGAGATCCGCCGGGTGCCGGGCGTGCAGCGCGCGGTCATCGGCGTGGGCGGGGAATCGGATTCGCTGCTCGACACCGCCCGCGAACTCGCCCAGGCCGCGCACGTCGCCGAAGTCGCACTGTCGCTGGATTCTTCGACGCCGCGACCGTTCTACCGCAGCGGCGATGTCCGCCTGCGCGGCCTGCTGTCGCTGATCCGCGACGAGCCCGGGGTGCAGCGTTTCGCCGAGACCGAGCTCAGCGCCCTGTTGCGGCACGACATCCGCAATGCCACCGACCTCACCCGCACCCTGCGCCAATTCCTGGACCTGGCCGGCAACAAGACCGAACTGGCCCGCCGCCTCACCATCAGCCGCCCCACCCTCTACGACCGCCTGGCCCGCATCGAACGCATCCTCGACGTCGACCTGGACGACGGCGAGACCCGCACCTCGCTGCACGCCGCCCTGCTCATCCGCGATCTGGTGGTCACCACCGAAACACGCTGA
- a CDS encoding CoA-acylating methylmalonate-semialdehyde dehydrogenase has translation MQTIAHWLDGKTFTGSSTATAPVTNPATGVVTGQVALASAADVRTVIESAAAAFPAWRDASLARRTQVLFRFRELLNERKEELAALITAEHGKVLGDALGEVTRGLEVVEFACGIPHLLKGGYTENASTKVDIFSVRQPLGPVAIISPFNFPAMVPMWFFPVAIAAGNTVVLKPSEKDPSPSLWLAELWQEAGLPDGVFNVVQGDKVAVDELLENPAIKAVSFVGSTPIARYVYEYGTAAGKRVQALGGAKNHMVVLPDADLDLAADAAVNAGFGSAGERCMAISALVAVGPIADDLVARITERATTIRTGDGTRGSDMGPLVTQAHRDKVAAYIDAGESAGARVVLDGRTVTADGDAAGFWLGPTVLDHVTPDMTVYTDEIFGPVLSVLRVDSYDEALALINASPYGNGTALFTNDGGAARRFHNEVEVGMVGINVPIPVPMAYYSFGGWKNSLFGDSHAHGTDGVHFFTRTKAVTTRWLDPSHGGLNLGFPQNH, from the coding sequence ATGCAGACCATCGCACACTGGCTCGACGGCAAGACCTTCACCGGTTCCAGCACCGCGACCGCGCCGGTCACCAATCCCGCCACCGGAGTGGTGACCGGGCAGGTCGCGCTCGCCTCGGCGGCCGACGTGCGCACGGTGATCGAGTCCGCCGCGGCCGCCTTCCCGGCCTGGCGCGACGCCTCCCTGGCCCGGCGCACCCAGGTGCTGTTCCGGTTCCGGGAGCTGCTCAACGAGCGCAAGGAAGAGCTGGCCGCGCTCATCACCGCCGAGCACGGCAAGGTGCTCGGCGACGCGCTGGGCGAGGTGACCCGGGGGCTGGAGGTCGTCGAATTCGCCTGCGGCATCCCGCACCTGCTCAAGGGCGGCTACACCGAGAACGCGTCCACCAAGGTCGACATCTTCTCGGTGCGCCAGCCGCTGGGGCCGGTGGCGATCATCTCGCCGTTCAACTTCCCGGCCATGGTGCCCATGTGGTTCTTCCCCGTCGCCATCGCCGCCGGGAACACGGTGGTGCTCAAGCCGAGCGAGAAGGACCCCTCCCCGTCGCTGTGGCTGGCCGAACTGTGGCAGGAGGCCGGGCTGCCCGACGGGGTGTTCAACGTGGTCCAGGGCGACAAGGTCGCGGTGGACGAGCTGCTGGAAAACCCGGCGATCAAGGCGGTTTCGTTCGTCGGTTCGACCCCGATCGCCAGGTACGTCTACGAGTACGGCACCGCCGCGGGCAAGCGGGTGCAGGCGCTGGGCGGGGCCAAGAACCACATGGTGGTGCTGCCCGACGCCGATCTGGACCTGGCCGCCGACGCGGCGGTGAACGCCGGCTTCGGGTCGGCCGGGGAACGCTGCATGGCCATCAGCGCGCTGGTGGCGGTCGGCCCCATCGCCGATGACCTGGTCGCCCGGATCACCGAGCGCGCCACCACGATTCGCACCGGCGACGGCACCCGCGGCAGCGATATGGGCCCGCTGGTGACCCAGGCGCACCGCGACAAGGTGGCGGCCTACATCGATGCAGGCGAATCCGCCGGGGCCAGGGTGGTGCTCGACGGCCGCACCGTCACCGCCGACGGCGACGCCGCCGGATTCTGGCTCGGCCCCACCGTGCTCGACCATGTCACCCCCGACATGACCGTCTACACCGACGAGATCTTCGGCCCGGTGCTCTCGGTGCTGCGCGTCGACAGCTACGACGAGGCGCTGGCCCTGATCAACGCCAGCCCCTACGGCAACGGCACCGCCCTGTTCACCAATGACGGCGGCGCGGCCCGGCGCTTCCACAACGAGGTCGAGGTCGGCATGGTCGGCATCAACGTCCCCATCCCGGTCCCCATGGCCTACTACAGTTTCGGCGGCTGGAAGAACTCCCTGTTCGGCGATTCGCACGCGCACGGCACCGACGGCGTGCACTTCTTCACCCGCACCAAGGCCGTCACCACCCGCTGGCTCGACCCCAGCCACGGCGGTTTGAACCTCGGCTTCCCGCAGAACCACTGA
- a CDS encoding aspartate aminotransferase family protein has protein sequence MTLPNGLTPEAARDIAARAYELDRKHVFHSWSAQKSLHPMVITAAQGCYVWDGDGNRLLDFSSQMVNTNIGHQHPKVVAAIQEQAATLCTVGPAYVNDARSEAARLIAERTPGDLDRIFFTNGGADAVEHAVRMARLHTGRYKVLATYRSYHGGTETAVNLTGDPRRWPNDHGNAGVVHFFGPFLYRTQFHATTEAEETERALQHLEQTIALEGPSTIAAVILESVPGTAGIMVPPPGYLAGVRALCDKYGIVFIADEVMAGFGRTGKWFAIDHFDVVPDLLTFAKGVNSGYVPLGGVAIAPHIAATFDDRAYPGGLTYSGHPLATAAAVATINAMTDERIVENAADMGERVIGPGLRELADRHPSVGEVRGLGVFWAVELVRDRATREPLAPYGGTSSAMTETVAAAKAAGLLLFVNYNRVHVVPPCTIGEGEFKEGLAILDQALTVADGHTV, from the coding sequence ATGACCCTGCCCAATGGTTTGACCCCGGAAGCGGCGCGGGACATAGCCGCCCGCGCCTACGAACTCGACCGCAAGCACGTCTTCCACTCCTGGTCGGCGCAGAAGTCGCTGCACCCCATGGTGATCACCGCCGCCCAGGGCTGCTACGTGTGGGACGGCGACGGCAACCGGCTGCTGGACTTCTCCTCGCAGATGGTGAACACCAATATCGGACACCAGCATCCGAAGGTGGTGGCCGCCATCCAGGAGCAGGCGGCCACGCTGTGCACCGTCGGCCCGGCGTATGTGAACGACGCCCGCTCGGAGGCCGCGCGGCTGATCGCCGAACGCACGCCCGGTGACCTGGACCGGATCTTCTTCACCAATGGCGGCGCGGACGCGGTCGAGCACGCGGTGCGCATGGCGCGACTGCACACCGGGCGCTACAAGGTGCTCGCGACCTACCGGTCCTATCACGGTGGCACCGAGACCGCGGTCAATCTGACCGGCGACCCGCGACGCTGGCCCAACGACCACGGCAATGCCGGGGTCGTGCACTTCTTCGGACCGTTCCTGTACCGCACGCAATTCCACGCCACCACCGAGGCCGAGGAGACCGAGCGGGCGCTGCAGCACCTCGAGCAGACCATCGCGCTGGAGGGGCCGAGCACCATCGCTGCCGTCATCCTGGAATCGGTGCCGGGCACCGCCGGAATCATGGTGCCGCCGCCGGGCTACCTGGCCGGGGTGCGCGCACTGTGCGACAAGTACGGGATCGTGTTCATCGCCGACGAGGTGATGGCGGGGTTCGGGCGCACCGGAAAGTGGTTCGCCATCGACCATTTCGACGTCGTGCCTGATCTGCTGACCTTCGCGAAGGGCGTCAACTCCGGCTATGTGCCGCTCGGTGGCGTCGCCATCGCACCGCACATCGCCGCCACCTTCGACGACCGCGCCTATCCGGGCGGGCTCACCTATTCCGGGCACCCCCTGGCGACCGCGGCGGCGGTGGCGACCATCAACGCCATGACCGATGAGCGCATCGTCGAGAACGCCGCCGACATGGGCGAGCGGGTGATCGGGCCCGGCCTGCGCGAACTGGCCGACCGGCACCCCAGTGTCGGCGAGGTCCGCGGTCTCGGCGTGTTCTGGGCGGTGGAGCTGGTCCGCGACCGCGCCACCCGGGAACCGCTGGCCCCCTACGGCGGCACCAGCTCGGCCATGACCGAGACCGTCGCCGCCGCCAAGGCCGCGGGACTGCTGCTGTTCGTGAACTACAACCGCGTGCACGTGGTCCCGCCCTGCACCATCGGCGAGGGCGAGTTCAAGGAGGGACTCGCGATTCTCGACCAGGCGCTGACCGTCGCCGACGGCCATACTGTGTGA
- a CDS encoding gamma-aminobutyraldehyde dehydrogenase yields MQFIGGARRSGSGAPLSIIAPATGAVIATGAGADATDVEAAVAAAREAFPGWAGLTPGARSDLMHEWARVLRARAAEFAAVESRNAGKPIRLATGFDVPGTIDNVAFFAGAARHLEGKAAAEYSADHTSAIRREPLGVIGSIAPWNYPMQMAGWKILPAVAAGNTVVLKPSELTPLSSLLFAEAATEAGLPPGVINVLTGTGAEAGQALVAHPAVAMVSFTGSTAVGRQVAATAAGAVKRVHLELGGKAPFVVFDDADLEAAARGAVAGALINAGQDCTAATRAYVQRPLFEEFVGRVADLMDRVTLGPVEDAETDMGPLISRDHRDKVSAMVEQARASGAKIVRGGRIPGHTPAAGSYYEPTLITGAAQDSAIVQREIFGPVLVALPFDTDDEGIALANDTAYGLAASAWSRSVFRTQRAAREIRAGCVWINDHIPIVSEMPHGGYQASGFGKDMSAYSFEEYTNIKHVMSDITAAAHKPWHDVVFRAE; encoded by the coding sequence CTGCAATTCATCGGCGGCGCACGGCGATCCGGATCGGGTGCGCCGCTGTCGATCATCGCTCCCGCCACCGGCGCCGTGATCGCCACCGGTGCGGGCGCGGACGCCACCGATGTCGAAGCCGCCGTGGCCGCCGCCCGGGAGGCCTTCCCGGGCTGGGCCGGGCTCACCCCCGGCGCGCGCTCGGATCTCATGCACGAGTGGGCGCGGGTGCTGCGCGCCCGCGCCGCGGAGTTCGCGGCGGTCGAAAGCCGCAACGCGGGCAAGCCGATTCGCCTCGCCACCGGCTTCGACGTGCCCGGCACCATCGACAATGTCGCCTTCTTCGCCGGGGCCGCCCGGCACCTGGAAGGCAAGGCGGCCGCCGAGTACTCCGCCGACCACACCTCCGCGATCCGCCGCGAACCGCTCGGCGTGATCGGGTCCATCGCGCCGTGGAACTATCCGATGCAGATGGCGGGCTGGAAGATCCTGCCCGCGGTCGCGGCCGGAAACACGGTGGTGCTCAAGCCTTCCGAGCTGACGCCGCTGTCATCGCTGCTGTTCGCGGAGGCGGCCACCGAGGCGGGGCTGCCGCCGGGGGTGATCAACGTGCTCACCGGCACCGGCGCCGAGGCCGGGCAGGCGCTGGTGGCGCACCCCGCGGTCGCCATGGTGTCGTTCACCGGCTCCACCGCCGTCGGCCGGCAGGTGGCCGCGACCGCCGCCGGCGCGGTGAAACGGGTCCACCTCGAGCTCGGCGGCAAAGCCCCGTTCGTGGTGTTCGACGACGCCGACCTGGAGGCCGCCGCGCGCGGCGCGGTCGCGGGCGCGCTGATCAACGCGGGCCAGGACTGCACCGCCGCCACCCGCGCCTACGTGCAGCGGCCGCTGTTCGAGGAATTCGTCGGCCGCGTGGCCGATCTCATGGACCGGGTGACCCTCGGGCCCGTGGAGGATGCGGAAACCGATATGGGGCCGCTGATTTCCCGCGATCACCGCGACAAAGTCAGCGCCATGGTCGAGCAGGCCCGGGCCTCGGGGGCGAAAATCGTTCGCGGTGGCCGAATTCCGGGCCACACCCCCGCGGCGGGCTCCTACTACGAGCCGACGCTCATCACCGGCGCCGCCCAGGACTCGGCGATCGTGCAGCGGGAGATCTTCGGCCCGGTACTGGTGGCGCTGCCCTTCGACACCGACGACGAGGGCATCGCGCTGGCCAATGACACCGCCTACGGCCTGGCCGCCTCGGCCTGGTCACGCAGTGTTTTCCGGACCCAGCGGGCCGCGCGCGAGATCCGGGCCGGCTGCGTGTGGATCAACGACCACATTCCGATCGTCAGCGAAATGCCACACGGCGGGTACCAGGCGTCCGGATTCGGAAAAGACATGTCCGCCTACTCATTCGAGGAATACACGAATATCAAACACGTCATGAGCGATATCACCGCCGCGGCGCACAAACCGTGGCATGACGTGGTCTTCCGCGCCGAATAG
- a CDS encoding FAD-dependent oxidoreductase codes for MEWLRESHEAAAALGYRTELLDTDQVRGIVHSPTYLGGWWDRDGVAMLDPARLAWGLRRACLESGVRIFEGTPVQRLSKSHNGTLTLHTPHGEVRAPRVALCTSAFAGPLPKVSRHVVPVYDYALMTEPLTARQLDSIGWGSRMGLGDASYRFHYYRLTSDNRILFGGYDAIYHYGNRIAPALEYHEATFETLARHFFETFPQLDGLRFTHRWGGVIDTCGRFCAFFGSAYKGRLAYAAGYTGLGVGATRFGAEVMLDRLWGLDTERTRLRMVRSRPLPLPPEPLRSAGIHLTRWSLARADAHQGRRNLWLKTLDYTGLGFDS; via the coding sequence GTGGAATGGCTGCGCGAGAGCCACGAGGCCGCCGCGGCCCTGGGCTACCGCACCGAACTGCTGGACACCGACCAGGTGCGCGGCATCGTGCACTCCCCCACCTACCTGGGCGGCTGGTGGGATCGCGACGGCGTCGCCATGCTGGACCCGGCCCGGCTGGCCTGGGGATTGCGCCGCGCCTGCCTGGAATCGGGGGTGCGCATCTTCGAAGGCACTCCCGTGCAACGTCTTTCGAAATCTCACAACGGCACGCTGACCCTGCACACCCCGCACGGTGAGGTCCGCGCGCCCCGGGTCGCCTTGTGCACCAGCGCTTTCGCGGGACCGCTGCCCAAGGTGTCGCGGCATGTGGTGCCGGTCTACGACTACGCGCTGATGACCGAACCGCTCACCGCCCGCCAGCTCGACAGCATCGGCTGGGGCAGCCGCATGGGTCTCGGCGATGCCTCCTACCGCTTCCACTACTACCGGCTGACCAGCGACAACCGCATCCTGTTCGGCGGCTACGACGCCATCTACCACTACGGCAATCGCATCGCGCCCGCCCTGGAATACCACGAGGCCACCTTCGAGACCCTGGCCCGGCACTTCTTCGAGACCTTCCCGCAGCTCGACGGCCTGCGCTTCACCCATCGCTGGGGCGGCGTCATCGACACCTGCGGCCGGTTCTGCGCCTTCTTCGGCTCGGCCTACAAGGGGCGACTGGCCTACGCGGCCGGATACACCGGGCTCGGCGTCGGCGCGACCCGCTTCGGTGCCGAGGTCATGCTCGACCGGCTGTGGGGCCTGGACACCGAACGCACCCGGCTGCGCATGGTCCGCTCCCGGCCGCTGCCCCTGCCACCGGAACCGTTGCGCTCCGCGGGAATTCACCTCACCCGCTGGTCGCTGGCGCGCGCCGACGCGCATCAGGGGCGACGCAACCTGTGGTTGAAGACCCTGGACTACACGGGTTTGGGCTTCGACAGCTGA